Proteins encoded by one window of Vitis riparia cultivar Riparia Gloire de Montpellier isolate 1030 chromosome 11, EGFV_Vit.rip_1.0, whole genome shotgun sequence:
- the LOC117924713 gene encoding uncharacterized protein LOC117924713, with protein MQENESLREFMKQFGQAVIQVEAYSMDVVLHIFKRSVCPGTPFFESLAKKPPTTMDDLFWRTSKYSLLEDDVSAATQQILVAGQTSRSDAERSSKLPDRPRSFGRRQEEQSCPELPPLTPLSISYEKLLPMIQDLSDFRWPEPLRTDPAKRDHSKKCAYHKEHGHTMERCRSLHYLVERLIKAGHLEQYLRSDARVRDAPRNSDSGTPVAPKAIINYIDGGSLDEEYNSKRKRQKLLRAASVCECVNTIRPGVTDGSAQPIDGIIIFPPVDPTRILQPHHDALILSLGMGDFDVRRILIDPGSSTDLL; from the coding sequence atgcaggAAAACGAGTCTTTAAGAGAATTCATGAAACAGTTTGGTCAGGCTGTGATACAAGTAGAGGCTTATAGCATGGATGTTGTCCTTCATATCTTCAAACGAAGCGTATGCCCAGGCACTCCATTCTTTGAATCACTCGCTAAGAAGCCTCCCACGACAATGGATGATTTGTTCTGGCGCACAAGCAAATACTCATTGCTGGAAGATGATGTGAGTGCGGCCACCCAACAAATTTTGGTTGCCGGACAGACATCCAGAAGCGACGCGGAAAGAAGTTCCAAACTTCCAGACCGACCAAGGTCGTTTGGTCGAAGGCAGGAAGAGCAAAGTTGCCCAGAACTACCACCACTCACGCCCCTTTCCATATCATATGAGAAGCTCCTCCCTATGATCCAAGACCTGTCCGACTTCAGGTGGCCCGAACCCCTCAGAACAGACCCAGCCAAAAGAGATCATAGCAAGAAGTGTGCCTACCATAAGGAGCATGGTCACACTATGGAGCGGTGCAGGAGTCTCCATTATTTAGTGGAAAGGCTCATAAAAGCGGGACATTTGGAGCAATACCTCCGCTCAGATGCCAGAGTTAGAGACGCTCCCCGAAATAGCGACTCCGGGACCCCAGTCGCCCCCAAAGCCATCATCAACTATATTGACGGAGGATCGCTGGATGAGGAGTACAACTCCAAACGAAAGAGGCAGAAGTTGTTGCGGGCGGCATCAGTATGCGAATGCGTCAATACCATCAGGCCCGGAGTAACTGACGGAAGCGCCCAACCAATAGATGGGATAATCATTTTCCCTCCAGTAGATCCCACACGAATATTACAACCGCACCATGACGCCCTCATCCTATCCCTGGGAATGGGAGACTTTGATGTAAGACGAATCCTAATCGACCCAGGCAGTTCGACTGATCTTTTGTAG